DNA sequence from the Methanofollis formosanus genome:
GCAGAGGCACTCGCCCCGGTCGACGGAGAAAGAAACCCCCTCAAAGATCGTCCGTGTCCCGTCATACGAGAACGCGGCGTCTCCGACCGTCAGGATCATTCCCATCCCACCTTCCTGAACTTCAGCAAGTACGCAAAGACCGGTGCCCCGATCACGGCGGTGAGGATGCCGAGCGGGATCTCGGCGGCGGTGAGGGTCCGGGCGATGTCGTCGACGACGAGAAGATAGCACGCCCCGATCACCACCGAGACCGGCAGGATCTTCTTGTAGTCAGGGCCGACGATCATCCGGGCGATATGGGGGACGACGAGTCCCACCCATCCGATGATACCGCTGATGCAGACGGCCATCGCGGTGATGACGGTGGCGCAGACGATGATGATCTGGGTCATTCTGGTGGTGTTGATGCCGAGCGCCTTTGCTTCCTCGTCTCCTACCGAGAGGATGTTGATCCGCCATCTGATCAGGAGAAGAATAATGATACATACGATGATCAGGGGGCCGATGATATACAGGTCGCTGACCCTGACGTCTGCGAGACTCCCCATCATCCAGAAGACGATGGCAGGGAGTTTCTCATAGGGGTCGGCGACATATTTCGTGAGCGAGATCATCGCCTGGAAGAAGGCGCTGACGATGATACCGGCGAGAACGAGGACGAGGGTGGGGGTGGTGCGATAGACCCGCGCCAGCAGGTAAGTTGCCACGACGGCGACGATCCCGAAGGTGAAGGCGAGGCTCTGGACCACGAACATGGATCCTGAGATCAGGATGCCCAGCGCCGCCCCGAACCCCGCACCCGAGGCAACACCGAGGATGTGAGGGGAGACCAGCGGGTTTCTGAAGAGTCCCTGAAAGGCCGCACCCGATATGGCAAGTCCGGCACCCACCAGCATGGCCGCGCAGATGCGAGGGAGCCTGATCTTGAGGACGACGGTGTCCATCACCGTCGGCCAGGTGTGGGGGATCGAGATGGGGCAGGCCGGGATGGCTTCGATGATCGCCGCTACGATGATCTGAATGGCGGTGACGGGATCGATAGCATACCGTCCGAGAAAGAATGAGACCACAAACAAAAAAAGTGGGAGGCCGACAAGAAACCCGATGGTCGTCCATTTCCGGGCCGATCGCATCGCGTTCATCCTTTTCCTCCCTGGAAACGGATCCAGAGTTGCCAGGGGTCATGGAGGATGGTATACTCCTCAATGCCGGCGTCGTTCAGTTCCTCTCTGAACCGTTCTGCCGTCCGGTCCCCGAGGCGCTCCCGCACCCCGTCGATCCATGTCGGATCGAACCGGTCCATCTGCTCTCCGACCCCCTGAAGAATAGCGGAGCTTCCGAATCCTCCGCCGATCCAGGCCTCTCCGCCGCGCCTGAGCACCCGCCTGATCTCCCTGAATGCTGCCGCCGGTTCGGGCCAGAAGAAGACGGAACCCTTGCTGACGGCGAGGTCGACCGAGGCGTCGGAGAGAGGGATCTGTGCGGCGTCGCCGGTGACGGCCGTGATCCGGTCGGAAAGCCCGGCGGCCCTGATGTTCTCGACCGCCACCGGACGCACGCACGGCGAGATGTCGAGGGAAACGATCGTCAGGTCGGTGATCCGCGCCAGTTCGATTGCAAGGTGGCCCGGCCCGCTCCCGATATCGACGGCCGTGCCACTGCCGACTCCACACTCCTGCACGATCTGGCGGGCGACGGCGGCGTTGACCGGGGCGAAGACCGTGCGGGCGAGGCGGTTGAACTCTTCTGCCGATTTTTTGTCGGTAAAAACTCCTTTTTGATCCCCTTTTTTCATCGGATCCCGCTCCAGAGTTCATTCTTGCTGCTGCGGACCGCCGCCATCGT
Encoded proteins:
- a CDS encoding FecCD family ABC transporter permease, which translates into the protein MNAMRSARKWTTIGFLVGLPLFLFVVSFFLGRYAIDPVTAIQIIVAAIIEAIPACPISIPHTWPTVMDTVVLKIRLPRICAAMLVGAGLAISGAAFQGLFRNPLVSPHILGVASGAGFGAALGILISGSMFVVQSLAFTFGIVAVVATYLLARVYRTTPTLVLVLAGIIVSAFFQAMISLTKYVADPYEKLPAIVFWMMGSLADVRVSDLYIIGPLIIVCIIILLLIRWRINILSVGDEEAKALGINTTRMTQIIIVCATVITAMAVCISGIIGWVGLVVPHIARMIVGPDYKKILPVSVVIGACYLLVVDDIARTLTAAEIPLGILTAVIGAPVFAYLLKFRKVGWE
- a CDS encoding class I SAM-dependent methyltransferase gives rise to the protein MKKGDQKGVFTDKKSAEEFNRLARTVFAPVNAAVARQIVQECGVGSGTAVDIGSGPGHLAIELARITDLTIVSLDISPCVRPVAVENIRAAGLSDRITAVTGDAAQIPLSDASVDLAVSKGSVFFWPEPAAAFREIRRVLRRGGEAWIGGGFGSSAILQGVGEQMDRFDPTWIDGVRERLGDRTAERFREELNDAGIEEYTILHDPWQLWIRFQGGKG